Proteins encoded in a region of the Salipiger sp. CCB-MM3 genome:
- the cysE gene encoding serine O-acetyltransferase: MAKTRAKIAELDPVWARIIHEAEEVVAAEPLLGGSVHYSILHHPTIERALAYRISLKLANGEMSEQILREICDEAYSMDPSLALKARADIQATYERDPACHRYLQPLLYFKGFQAIQSQRVANWLWTQGRRDLSYFFQMRSSEVFGVDIHPAAKIGKGIMIDHAHSIVIGETAVVGDDVSILHSVTLGGTGKEDEDRHPKIGNGVLIGAGAKVLGNIKVGCGSRIAAGSVVLAEVPPCKTVAGVPAKIVGEAGCDQPSRSMDQKLTGCNCSE, translated from the coding sequence ATGGCCAAGACCCGCGCCAAGATCGCCGAACTCGACCCTGTCTGGGCCCGGATCATCCACGAGGCCGAAGAGGTCGTGGCCGCCGAGCCGCTGCTTGGGGGCTCGGTGCATTATTCGATCCTGCACCATCCCACCATAGAGCGGGCTTTGGCCTATCGGATCTCGCTCAAGCTGGCCAATGGCGAGATGTCCGAGCAAATCCTGCGTGAGATCTGCGACGAGGCCTACAGCATGGACCCCTCGCTGGCACTGAAGGCGCGCGCCGACATTCAGGCCACTTATGAGCGTGACCCGGCCTGCCACCGCTATCTGCAGCCGCTGCTCTACTTCAAGGGCTTTCAGGCGATCCAGAGCCAGCGCGTGGCGAACTGGCTGTGGACCCAAGGCCGTCGCGATCTGTCGTATTTTTTCCAGATGCGCTCGTCCGAGGTGTTCGGCGTCGACATTCACCCGGCGGCGAAGATCGGCAAGGGCATCATGATCGACCACGCGCATTCCATCGTCATCGGTGAGACGGCGGTGGTGGGCGATGACGTGTCGATCCTGCACTCGGTGACGCTGGGCGGCACCGGCAAGGAAGACGAGGACCGTCACCCCAAGATCGGCAATGGCGTGCTGATCGGCGCAGGGGCCAAGGTGCTCGGCAATATCAAGGTCGGCTGCGGCTCGCGCATTGCCGCGGGTTCGGTGGTTCTGGCCGAGGTGCCGCCGTGCAAGACCGTGGCGGGCGTGCCTGCCAAGATCGTCGGCGAGGCGGGCTGCGATCAGCCCTCGCGCTCGATGGACCAGAAGCTGACCGGCTGCAATTGCAGCGAGTGA
- a CDS encoding pyruvate dehydrogenase complex E1 component subunit beta: MATEILMPALSPTMEEGTLAKWLVKEGDTVTSGDILAEIETDKATMEFEAVDEGIVGKILIEEGTEGVKVNTPIAVLVEEGEDASSIETSSGGDAAPAAAEEAPAAPAEAAPASAPATPKAKAVEPDWPEGTELKQQTVREALRDAMAEEMRSDANVFVMGEEVAEYQGAYKVTQGLLDEFGSKRVIDTPITEHGFAGIGVGAAFGGLKPIVEFMTFNFAMQAIDHIINSAAKTLYMSGGQMGAPMVFRGPNGAAARVGAQHSQDYAAWYAMVPGLKVAMPYSASDAKGLLKSAIRDPNPVIFLENEILYGRSFDVPVMDDFTVPFGKARIWREGEDVTIVSFGIGMTYALEAAEKLAEDGISAEVIDLRTLRPIDYGTVIESVKKTNRCVTVEEGWPVGSIGNHLSAYIMQNAFDWLDAPVINCTGKDVPMPYAANLEKHALITTAEVVDAVRQVTYR; encoded by the coding sequence ATGGCAACCGAAATTCTCATGCCCGCGCTCTCGCCGACCATGGAAGAGGGCACGCTGGCCAAATGGCTGGTCAAGGAAGGCGACACCGTCACCTCGGGCGACATTCTCGCCGAGATCGAGACCGACAAGGCCACGATGGAGTTCGAAGCGGTCGATGAAGGCATCGTCGGCAAGATCCTCATCGAGGAAGGCACCGAAGGCGTGAAGGTCAACACCCCGATCGCCGTGCTGGTCGAGGAAGGCGAAGACGCCTCGTCGATCGAGACCTCCTCGGGTGGCGACGCCGCTCCGGCAGCCGCCGAAGAAGCCCCCGCGGCTCCGGCAGAGGCGGCCCCCGCCTCCGCCCCCGCAACGCCCAAGGCCAAAGCGGTCGAGCCCGACTGGCCCGAGGGCACCGAGCTCAAGCAGCAGACCGTGCGCGAAGCGCTGCGCGACGCCATGGCCGAGGAAATGCGCTCGGACGCCAATGTCTTCGTCATGGGCGAGGAAGTGGCCGAGTATCAGGGCGCCTATAAGGTGACCCAGGGCCTGCTCGACGAGTTCGGCTCCAAGCGGGTGATCGACACGCCGATCACCGAGCACGGCTTTGCCGGTATCGGCGTCGGCGCGGCCTTCGGCGGGCTCAAGCCCATCGTCGAGTTCATGACCTTCAACTTCGCCATGCAGGCGATTGACCACATCATCAACTCGGCGGCCAAGACGCTCTACATGTCCGGCGGCCAGATGGGTGCGCCCATGGTGTTCCGCGGCCCGAACGGCGCGGCGGCCCGCGTCGGCGCGCAGCACTCCCAGGACTACGCGGCATGGTACGCGATGGTGCCCGGCCTCAAGGTGGCGATGCCCTACTCGGCCTCGGACGCCAAAGGCCTGCTCAAATCGGCGATCCGCGATCCCAACCCGGTGATCTTCCTCGAGAACGAAATCCTCTACGGCCGCTCCTTCGATGTGCCGGTGATGGATGATTTCACCGTGCCCTTCGGCAAGGCCCGCATCTGGCGCGAAGGCGAAGATGTCACCATCGTGTCCTTCGGCATCGGCATGACCTACGCCCTCGAGGCGGCGGAGAAGCTGGCGGAAGACGGCATCTCGGCCGAGGTCATCGACCTGCGCACCCTGCGCCCGATCGACTATGGCACCGTCATCGAGTCGGTGAAGAAGACCAACCGCTGCGTGACCGTGGAAGAAGGCTGGCCCGTCGGCTCGATCGGCAACCACCTGTCGGCCTACATCATGCAGAACGCTTTCGACTGGCTCGACGCTCCGGTGATCAACTGCACCGGCAAGGACGTGCCCATGCCCTATGCGGCGAACCTCGAAAAGCACGCGCTGATCACCACCGCAGAGGTGGTCGACGCGGTCCGCCAAGTCACCTACCGGTAA
- a CDS encoding MFS transporter, with product MATQDRQAVLTILSLALGAFAIGVSEFAAMGLLPYYAADLSVTEPEAGHAVSAYALGVVVGAPVLAVLGSMIPRKLLLILLISFFGLGNLLSSMSTDLTTLIIGRFASGLPHGAFLGISMLFAAEFSPEGRKARGVAQVLMGLTIANVIGVPLAGAAGQVFGWRLCFVVTAAIAAASALMITRVAPNVQTGPMPSPLRELGALANRAVWSTLMIGAIGFGGVFAVYSYFSAAMLDATTAPAWAIPAALSGFGLGGVLGNLIAGRLADWSRLGGALLLLVGMVLMSLLYTVVIGDWMMMSLSIFLLGTTASLAIPLQMRLMDVAGEAQTLAAALNHAAFNAANALGPFLAGRALAAGHGWGATGQVGAALAAGGILMLALAWFESRSRARRVMPAVMPAE from the coding sequence ATGGCTACCCAAGACCGTCAGGCCGTTCTGACGATCCTCTCGCTGGCGCTTGGCGCCTTTGCAATCGGCGTTTCCGAATTCGCCGCAATGGGGCTGCTGCCCTATTACGCCGCCGATCTGTCGGTGACCGAACCCGAAGCCGGCCACGCGGTCAGCGCCTATGCGCTTGGCGTCGTCGTCGGCGCGCCGGTGCTGGCCGTCCTCGGCTCGATGATCCCGCGCAAGCTGCTGCTGATCCTGCTGATCTCTTTCTTTGGTCTCGGCAACCTGCTGAGCTCCATGTCCACCGATCTTACCACGCTGATCATCGGGCGTTTCGCCTCGGGTCTGCCGCATGGTGCCTTCCTCGGCATCTCGATGCTGTTCGCCGCCGAGTTCTCGCCCGAGGGCCGCAAGGCGCGCGGCGTGGCGCAGGTGCTCATGGGGCTGACCATCGCCAATGTGATCGGAGTGCCGCTCGCCGGTGCCGCGGGTCAGGTGTTTGGCTGGCGTCTGTGTTTTGTCGTGACCGCCGCCATCGCCGCCGCTTCGGCGCTGATGATCACCCGCGTCGCGCCCAACGTGCAGACCGGCCCGATGCCGAGCCCGCTGCGTGAGCTTGGCGCGCTGGCCAACCGCGCTGTCTGGAGCACGCTGATGATCGGTGCCATTGGCTTTGGCGGGGTCTTCGCGGTCTACTCCTATTTCTCCGCCGCCATGCTCGACGCCACCACCGCCCCCGCTTGGGCGATCCCGGCGGCGCTCTCGGGCTTTGGCCTTGGCGGCGTGCTCGGCAACCTCATCGCCGGGCGTCTGGCCGATTGGTCGCGGCTCGGCGGCGCGCTGCTGCTGCTGGTGGGCATGGTGCTGATGTCGCTGCTCTACACCGTGGTGATCGGTGATTGGATGATGATGAGCCTGTCGATCTTCCTGCTCGGCACCACCGCCAGCCTCGCCATCCCGCTGCAGATGCGCCTGATGGATGTGGCCGGAGAAGCGCAGACGCTGGCCGCCGCGCTCAACCACGCCGCCTTCAACGCCGCCAACGCGCTGGGGCCGTTCCTCGCCGGGCGCGCGCTGGCCGCGGGCCATGGCTGGGGCGCAACGGGTCAAGTGGGCGCCGCGCTCGCCGCAGGCGGGATCTTAATGCTGGCTCTGGCATGGTTCGAGAGCCGCAGCCGCGCCCGCCGCGTCATGCCCGCCGTCATGCCGGCGGAGTGA
- a CDS encoding pyruvate dehydrogenase complex dihydrolipoamide acetyltransferase → MPTEILMPALSPTMEEGTLAKWLVKEGDTVNSGDILAEIETDKATMEFEAVDEGTIGKILIEEGSEGVKVNTPIAVLLEEGESADDIDTSAAKPEAKAEAPKAEEAKAAAATPAAGSATPAPAAPAAADGTRIFASPLARRIAADKGLDLAQVKGTGPHGRIVKADVEAAKPGAAPAKSEAAAPAEKKAADAAVMPAGPSTDAVRKMYDGRDFEEVKLDGMRKTVASRLTEAKQTIPHFYLRRDIKLDALLKFRSQLNKQLEARGVKLSVNDFIIKACALALQSVPDANAVWAGDRIFKLKPSDVAVAVAIEGGLFTPVLKDAEMKSLSALSSEMKDLAGRARNKKLAPHEYVGGSFAISNLGMYGIDNFDAVINPPHGAILAVGAGVKKPIVGEDGELTVATVMSVTLSVDHRVIDGALGAELLSAIADNLENPMVMLA, encoded by the coding sequence ATGCCCACGGAAATCCTGATGCCCGCGCTGTCGCCGACCATGGAGGAAGGCACACTGGCCAAATGGCTGGTGAAAGAGGGCGATACGGTCAACTCCGGCGACATCCTCGCCGAGATCGAGACCGACAAGGCGACGATGGAGTTCGAAGCCGTCGACGAAGGCACCATCGGCAAGATCCTCATCGAGGAAGGCAGCGAAGGGGTGAAGGTGAACACCCCCATCGCCGTGTTGCTCGAAGAAGGTGAAAGCGCCGACGACATCGACACCTCGGCCGCCAAACCCGAGGCGAAAGCCGAAGCGCCCAAGGCGGAAGAGGCCAAGGCCGCGGCCGCCACCCCGGCAGCTGGCTCCGCAACCCCTGCCCCGGCAGCGCCCGCCGCTGCCGATGGCACCCGCATCTTCGCCTCGCCGCTGGCCCGCCGCATCGCGGCGGACAAGGGGCTCGACCTGGCGCAGGTCAAAGGCACCGGCCCGCACGGTCGCATCGTCAAAGCCGACGTCGAGGCCGCCAAGCCCGGCGCTGCTCCGGCCAAGTCCGAGGCTGCGGCACCTGCCGAGAAGAAGGCCGCCGATGCCGCCGTCATGCCCGCCGGTCCGTCCACGGACGCGGTGCGCAAGATGTACGACGGGCGCGACTTCGAAGAGGTCAAACTCGACGGCATGCGCAAGACGGTGGCCAGCCGCCTCACCGAGGCCAAGCAGACCATCCCGCACTTCTACCTGCGCCGCGACATCAAGCTCGACGCGCTGCTGAAGTTCCGCAGCCAGCTCAACAAGCAGCTGGAAGCGCGCGGCGTGAAGCTCTCGGTCAACGACTTCATCATCAAGGCCTGCGCGCTGGCGCTGCAGTCCGTGCCTGACGCAAACGCCGTCTGGGCAGGCGACCGCATCTTCAAGCTCAAGCCCTCCGATGTGGCCGTGGCCGTGGCGATCGAAGGCGGTCTCTTCACCCCGGTGCTGAAAGACGCCGAGATGAAGTCGCTGTCGGCGCTCTCGTCCGAGATGAAGGATCTGGCGGGCCGCGCCCGCAACAAGAAGCTCGCACCGCATGAATATGTCGGCGGCAGCTTCGCGATCTCAAACCTCGGCATGTATGGCATCGACAACTTCGACGCGGTGATCAACCCGCCGCATGGCGCGATCCTCGCCGTGGGCGCGGGCGTCAAGAAGCCGATTGTCGGCGAAGATGGCGAGCTGACCGTGGCCACCGTGATGTCGGTGACGCTCTCGGTCGACCACCGGGTCATCGACGGCGCGCTTGGCGCCGAGCTGCTGTCGGCCATCGCTGACAACCTCGAGAACCCGATGGTGATGCTGGCCTGA
- the pdhA gene encoding pyruvate dehydrogenase (acetyl-transferring) E1 component subunit alpha, with product MAARKPAAKPNVSPEELKQYYRDMLLIRRFEEKAGQLYGMGLIGGFCHLYIGQEAVVVGLEAAAEEGDKRVTSYRDHGHMLACGMDPNGVMAELTGREGGYSKGKGGSMHMFSREKHFYGGHGIVGAQVPLGAGLAFADAYLDNSRVTFTYFGDGAANQGQVYETFNMASIWKLPVVFVIENNQYAMGTSQKRSTSTDEIYTRGAPFGIPGELVDGMDVLAVKEAGEKAVAHCRAGKGPYILEIKTYRYRGHSMSDPAKYRTREEVQKMRDERDPIQNVRDLLLQGKHASEDDLKAIDKEIKDIVNASAEFSKESPEPALEELWTDIYADEVPQGDAVEA from the coding sequence ATGGCCGCCCGGAAACCAGCCGCCAAGCCGAACGTCTCGCCCGAAGAGCTCAAGCAATACTATCGTGACATGCTGCTCATCCGCCGCTTCGAAGAGAAGGCGGGTCAGCTGTATGGCATGGGGCTCATCGGTGGGTTCTGTCACCTATACATCGGTCAGGAAGCCGTTGTCGTCGGCCTCGAGGCCGCAGCGGAGGAAGGCGACAAGCGCGTCACCTCCTATCGCGACCACGGCCACATGCTCGCCTGCGGCATGGACCCGAACGGCGTGATGGCCGAGCTGACCGGCCGCGAAGGCGGCTATTCCAAGGGTAAGGGCGGCTCGATGCACATGTTCAGCCGCGAGAAGCATTTCTACGGCGGCCACGGCATCGTCGGCGCGCAGGTGCCGCTTGGCGCCGGTCTCGCCTTTGCCGATGCCTATCTCGACAACTCCCGCGTGACCTTCACCTATTTCGGCGACGGCGCTGCCAACCAGGGCCAGGTCTATGAGACCTTCAACATGGCCTCGATCTGGAAGCTGCCGGTGGTGTTCGTGATCGAGAACAACCAATACGCCATGGGCACCTCGCAGAAGCGCTCGACCTCCACCGACGAGATCTACACCCGCGGCGCGCCCTTCGGCATCCCGGGCGAACTGGTCGACGGTATGGACGTGCTGGCGGTCAAGGAAGCCGGCGAAAAGGCGGTGGCGCACTGCCGCGCCGGCAAGGGCCCCTACATCCTCGAGATCAAGACCTACCGCTACCGCGGCCACTCCATGTCGGACCCGGCGAAATACCGGACCCGCGAGGAAGTGCAGAAGATGCGCGACGAGCGCGACCCGATCCAGAACGTGCGCGACCTGCTGCTGCAGGGCAAGCACGCTTCGGAAGATGACCTCAAGGCCATCGACAAGGAAATCAAGGACATCGTCAACGCCTCGGCGGAGTTCTCGAAAGAGAGCCCGGAGCCCGCTCTGGAAGAGCTGTGGACCGACATCTATGCCGACGAAGTGCCGCAAGGCGACGCGGTAGAGGCCTGA
- a CDS encoding FtsB family cell division protein, whose translation MTGRRKPAFGGLIFASIAVSLAGYFTFAAVQGDYGVFRRAEIEVEGDRLTAELDRLNTEVAHMENLTRRLSDDFLDLDLLDQQARDVLGMIRSDEIVVR comes from the coding sequence ATGACGGGCAGACGCAAACCGGCCTTTGGCGGCCTGATTTTCGCGAGTATCGCGGTGAGCCTTGCAGGCTATTTCACCTTTGCTGCGGTTCAGGGCGACTATGGCGTGTTCCGCCGCGCCGAGATCGAGGTCGAGGGCGACCGGCTGACCGCCGAGCTTGACCGGCTCAACACCGAGGTGGCTCATATGGAAAACCTCACTCGCCGCCTGTCGGATGATTTTCTCGATCTCGACCTGCTCGACCAGCAGGCCCGCGACGTTCTGGGAATGATCCGCTCGGACGAAATCGTCGTGCGCTAA